In one window of Henckelia pumila isolate YLH828 chromosome 1, ASM3356847v2, whole genome shotgun sequence DNA:
- the LOC140887410 gene encoding isocitrate dehydrogenase [NAD] regulatory subunit 1, mitochondrial, protein MSRRILSHLRSTRSVTYMPRPGDGTPRAVTLIPGDGIGPLVTGAVEQVMEAMHAPVYFEKYDIHGDMKAAPPEVIESIKKNKVCLKGGLRTPVGGGVSSINMLLRKELDLYASLVHCFNLQGLPTRHHDVDIVVIRENTEGEYSGLEHEVVPGVVESLKVITKFCSERIAKYAFEYAYLNNRKKVTAVHKANIMKLADGLFLESCREIANKYPSIQYNEMIVDNCSMQLVSKPEQFDVMVTPNLYGNLVANIAAGIAGGTGVMPGGNVGADHAIFEQGASAGNVGNEKVVEQMKANPVALLLSSAMMLRHLQFPSFADRLETSVKRVISEGKYRTKDLGGQSTTQEVVDAVIANLD, encoded by the exons ATGTCTAGACGAATCCTCAGCCACCTCCGTTCCACACGATCGGTCACCTACATGCCCCGCCCCGGCGACGGGACCCCTCGGGCTGTCACCCTTATTCCCGGCGACGGGATCGGCCCTCTCGTTACCGGTGCTGTCGAGCAGGTCATGGAGGCCATGCACGCTCCCGTCTACTTCGAGAAGTACGACATCCACGGCGACATGAAGGCCGCCCCTCCCGAGGTGATCGAATCGATTAAGAAGAATAAGGTGTGTCTTAAGGGTGGACTTAGGACCCCGGTGGGCGGAGGAGTCAGCTCAATCAATATGCTTTTGAGGAAGGAGCTCGATCTCTACGCTTCACTCGTCCATTGCTTCAATCTTCAGGGGCTTCCAACGCGCCACCATGACGTAGATATTGTCGTCATCAGGGAGAATACTGAGGGTGAATACTCGGGCCTCGAGCATGAGGTTGTTCCTGGTGTGGTCGAAAGCCTCAAG GTGATAACAAAGTTCTGTTCAGAGAGAATTGCAAAATATGCCTTTGAATATGCCTATCTCAACAACCGGAAGAAAGTGACTGCCGTGCACAAAGCAAATATTATGAAACTTGCAGATGGTTTATTTCTAGAATCATGCCGGGAAATTGCTAACAAATACCCTAGCATTCAGTACAATGAGATGATAGTGGATAACTGCTCTATGCAACTTGTTTCCAAGCCGGAGCAATTTGATGTCATG GTGACTCCTAATCTTTATGGGAATCTGGTTGCAAATATAGCTGCTGGAATTGCTGGAGGTACTGGTGTCATGCCCGGAG GGAACGTCGGTGCCGATCATGCCATATTCGAACAAGGTGCCTCTGCAGGAAATGTAGGAAACGAGAAAGTGGTAGAACAAATGAAGGCGAACCCCGTAGCTTTGCTGCTTTCGTCGGCTATGATGCTGAGACACCTGCAGTTCCCTTCATTTGCCGACAGACTAGAGACCTCTGTGAAGCGTGTAATATCTGAAGGTAAATACCGTACAAAAGATCTTGGTGGACAAAGTACCACACAAGAAGTTGTGGATGCCGTCATAGCAAATCTCGACTGA
- the LOC140876163 gene encoding uncharacterized protein produces MAAEYSSLLKNKFWVLRHGRSIPNEKGIIISSLENGILEEYRLCPDGVHQARLAGESFLEEIKKRNIGIERIRICYSPFSRTSHTAKVVASVLNVPFDGPQCKAMEDLRERFFGGSFELKSHDKYPEIWAMDEKDPFTRPEGGESVADVVTRLIRALAKMESTFEGCTVLVVSHGDPLQILQTIVNASVQTTRTDANDLTSRIQEISVPSVLSQHRKFALNTGELRELV; encoded by the exons ATGGCGGCTGAGTATTCATCGTTGCTGAAGAACAAATTCTGGGTGCTCAGGCATGGAAGAAGCATCCCAAACGAAAAGGGAATAATCATTTCATCTCTG GAAAATGGGATTCTTGAAGAATATCGTTTGTGTCCTGATGGGGTTCATCAGGCTCGTTTGGCTGGAGAATCCTTCCTCGAG GAAATAAAGAAAAGGAACATTGGGATAGAGCGCATTCGTATATGTTACTCACCATTTTCAAGGACCAGTCATACTGCAAAAGTGGTTGCTTCCGTTCTAAATGTTCCATTTGATGGTCCACAGTGCAAG GCTATGGAGGATCTTCGGGAGCGGTTCTTTGGTGGTTCATTTGAGCTGAAGTCCCATGATAAA TACCCTGAGATTTGGGCCATGGATGAGAAAGATCCCTTCACGCGACCTGAAGGAGGAGAAAGTGTTGCTGATGTTGTCACAAGGCTGATAAGGGCTTTGGCTAAAATGGAATCAACATTTGAAGG GTGCACGGTGTTAGTTGTCAGTCATGGAGATCCCTTGCAGATTCTGCAGACAATAGTCAATGCATCTGTGCAGACCACAAGAACTGATGCAAATGACTTGACCTCAAGAATTCAGGAAATCAGTGTCCCTTCTGTCCTGTCACAGCACCGGAAATTTGCTCTAAATACGGGAGAACTTCGTGAATTAGTGTAG